One genomic window of Campylobacter fetus subsp. fetus includes the following:
- a CDS encoding GGDEF domain-containing protein, which translates to MDYNKSIFAWSKKFETNLDKIDDQHHHLVNLINNLSKKLSNSNLSKNELIGLFTELFGYAKYHFHDEEQLMAENKLNSEFVKDHVFNHKLFIEEVGILFAGLQSDDEDDQENLDKTAKYILNFLINWLAFHILGQDKKMARQIEMVKSGIASKKAYNMVRNKASAEEIQPLVRTLNKLLEMMSKRNKDLVIVNNELLELKKDLENKVQDRTKELIEANENLEKLSMTDQLTEMPNRRHAMKTLDLLWKENLDSDRGLSVLMIDLDYFKEVNDNYGHDAGDYILRLVARTLKESVRTDDIVCRLGGDEFLVICPNTMLEGSIQVANNLLKDIHSLKVKTKNCEWNGSASIGLACMSPDIKNYSKLIKLADDKVYEAKQSGKNCFMY; encoded by the coding sequence ATGGATTATAATAAGTCTATATTTGCCTGGAGTAAAAAATTCGAAACAAACTTAGATAAAATAGACGATCAACATCATCATTTAGTCAATCTTATAAATAATTTAAGTAAAAAACTTTCAAATAGTAATCTGAGCAAAAATGAATTAATAGGGCTATTTACTGAGCTTTTTGGCTATGCTAAATACCATTTTCACGATGAAGAGCAGCTTATGGCGGAAAATAAGCTTAATTCCGAGTTTGTAAAAGATCATGTATTTAATCATAAATTGTTTATAGAAGAAGTTGGAATTTTATTTGCAGGATTGCAAAGTGATGATGAAGATGATCAAGAAAATTTAGATAAAACGGCTAAATATATTTTAAATTTTTTAATTAATTGGCTTGCTTTTCACATTCTTGGACAAGATAAAAAAATGGCTAGACAGATTGAAATGGTGAAAAGCGGTATTGCTTCTAAAAAAGCTTATAATATGGTACGAAATAAAGCTTCAGCAGAAGAAATCCAGCCTCTTGTAAGAACTTTAAATAAACTTTTAGAAATGATGTCTAAACGAAACAAAGACTTAGTAATAGTAAATAATGAACTACTTGAGTTAAAAAAAGATCTTGAAAATAAAGTACAAGATAGAACAAAAGAGCTTATCGAAGCAAATGAAAATTTAGAAAAGCTTTCTATGACAGATCAGCTTACAGAGATGCCAAATAGACGCCACGCTATGAAAACCCTTGATTTGTTATGGAAAGAGAATTTAGATAGCGATAGAGGTTTGTCTGTTTTGATGATAGATTTGGATTATTTTAAAGAAGTAAATGATAATTACGGTCATGATGCGGGGGATTATATATTAAGATTAGTAGCTAGAACTCTTAAAGAGTCGGTTCGTACTGATGATATAGTTTGCAGACTCGGCGGAGATGAGTTTTTAGTGATTTGTCCAAATACTATGCTAGAAGGCTCTATTCAAGTTGCAAATAATCTGCTAAAAGATATACACAGTTTAAAAGTCAAAACTAAAAACTGTGAGTGGAACGGAAGCGCTAGTATCGGATTGGCCTGTATGTCTCCTGATATAAAAAATTATAGCAAACTTATAAAACTTGCCGATGATAAAGTATATGAAGCAAAACAGTCGGGTAAAAACTGTTTTATGTATTAA
- the guaB gene encoding IMP dehydrogenase, producing MKIIKRALTFEDVLLVPQYSEILPKQVDITSKFSKNINLNIPLVSAAMDTVTEHRTAIMMARLGGIGVIHKNMDIESQVKEVKRVKKSESGVIIDPIFIKPNATIREALELMSEYRISGVPVVDDDNVLIGILTNRDLRFENDFTKQVSDAMTKPPLITAPKGCTLDDAEKIFSTNKVEKLPIVDESGRLEGLITIKDLKKRKEYPNANKDKFGRLRVAAAMGVGQLDRAVALAKAGVDALVMDSAHGHSKGIIDTLKLIKENVKDVDVIVGNVANPKAVIDLINAGADGIKVGIGPGSICTTRIVSGVGVPQITAIADCADEAKKFEIPVIADGGIKYSGDFAKALAAGASCIMVGSLLAGCDESPGELVTFQGRQYKSYRGMGSIGAMTRGSSDRYFQEGTAQDKLVPEGIEGRVPYAGSIKQVVHQLVGGLRSSMGYCGSDSIEIFQERAEFVEITSAGLKESHAHDVIITQEAPNYRVN from the coding sequence ATGAAGATAATTAAAAGAGCTTTGACTTTTGAAGATGTTTTACTTGTACCGCAGTATTCAGAAATTTTACCAAAACAAGTTGATATAACCTCTAAATTTAGTAAAAATATAAATTTAAATATACCTCTTGTATCTGCTGCTATGGATACGGTAACTGAGCATAGAACCGCTATTATGATGGCAAGGCTAGGAGGCATCGGCGTTATACATAAAAATATGGATATAGAAAGCCAAGTAAAAGAGGTAAAAAGGGTTAAAAAAAGCGAAAGCGGAGTTATAATTGATCCTATATTTATAAAACCAAACGCTACTATAAGAGAGGCTCTTGAACTTATGAGTGAATATAGGATATCAGGAGTTCCCGTAGTTGATGATGATAATGTTTTGATAGGAATTCTTACAAATCGAGATTTGAGATTTGAAAATGATTTTACTAAACAAGTAAGCGATGCAATGACAAAGCCGCCTCTTATCACTGCGCCAAAAGGTTGTACTTTGGATGATGCGGAAAAGATATTTTCTACAAATAAAGTTGAGAAGCTTCCTATAGTAGATGAAAGTGGCAGACTCGAAGGACTGATCACCATAAAAGATCTTAAAAAGAGAAAAGAATATCCAAATGCAAATAAAGATAAATTCGGTCGTCTAAGAGTAGCGGCCGCTATGGGCGTAGGTCAGCTTGATAGAGCCGTGGCTTTAGCCAAGGCAGGTGTTGATGCTTTGGTTATGGACTCAGCTCACGGTCATTCAAAAGGTATAATAGATACTTTAAAGCTCATTAAAGAAAATGTTAAAGATGTTGATGTGATAGTAGGAAACGTAGCAAATCCAAAAGCCGTTATCGATCTTATAAACGCCGGAGCCGATGGAATAAAAGTAGGTATAGGTCCTGGATCTATATGTACAACTCGTATAGTATCTGGTGTAGGCGTTCCTCAAATTACTGCTATAGCGGACTGCGCTGATGAAGCTAAAAAATTTGAAATACCAGTAATAGCTGATGGCGGTATCAAATATAGCGGAGATTTCGCAAAAGCATTAGCGGCCGGAGCCAGTTGTATAATGGTAGGAAGCTTACTTGCAGGTTGCGATGAAAGCCCAGGAGAGCTAGTTACTTTTCAAGGCAGACAGTATAAAAGCTACCGTGGTATGGGTAGCATAGGAGCTATGACAAGAGGTAGTAGCGATAGGTATTTTCAAGAAGGAACTGCTCAAGATAAACTGGTACCAGAAGGTATAGAGGGTAGGGTTCCATACGCCGGAAGCATAAAACAAGTAGTTCATCAGTTAGTTGGAGGACTTAGAAGCTCTATGGGATATTGCGGAAGCGACAGTATCGAAATTTTCCAAGAAAGAGCCGAGTTTGTAGAGATAACAAGCGCCGGACTCAAAGAGAGTCACGCGCACGATGTTATAATAACTCAAGAAGCACCAAATTATAGAGTTAATTAG
- a CDS encoding CinA family protein has protein sequence MRHIIIIVGEELQINKPFLDYVFSSYESHFGELGMVYYIQNSDKELPFYIENHSKNFDFITIIANDSNFYTLSKILATLTTDTIELKDETLIPSRAQIYTKDSFLLDLNSASINLIKAEPTKKLPQILINIDLESQFFNILDIDKESARILLEPLATTYNVNISLTELLSGLTYVRAGANKYGQIKGFIDSASNLFANKIINDKSIVSFIAKKLIQKNQKITFAESCTAGLCASKIGSVPGVSSAFDGSVITYANHIKHNWIDVENSILETFGAVSKECVEQMCFGALKLCECDYAIAISGIAGPDGGSKEKPVGTVFVAVANKNGDVQTSRLLLEGDRDYIREQSALHAYALLLRANPSLFI, from the coding sequence ATGAGACATATCATCATAATAGTAGGCGAAGAATTACAGATAAACAAGCCTTTTTTAGACTATGTTTTTAGTAGCTACGAATCACATTTTGGTGAGCTTGGAATGGTATATTACATACAAAATAGCGATAAAGAACTGCCGTTTTATATAGAAAATCACTCTAAAAACTTCGATTTTATAACCATAATAGCAAACGATAGCAACTTTTATACTTTAAGCAAAATTCTAGCCACTCTTACTACCGACACTATAGAATTAAAAGATGAAACTCTGATTCCATCAAGAGCACAAATTTATACAAAAGATAGCTTTTTGCTGGATTTAAACTCGGCTTCTATAAATCTCATAAAAGCAGAACCGACAAAAAAACTTCCTCAAATTCTTATAAATATAGACTTAGAATCTCAATTTTTCAATATTTTAGATATAGACAAAGAGAGCGCTAGGATACTTTTAGAACCGCTTGCGACAACTTATAATGTAAATATCAGTCTTACTGAGCTACTATCTGGTCTTACTTACGTGAGAGCTGGAGCAAATAAATACGGTCAGATAAAAGGTTTTATCGATAGCGCTTCAAATTTATTTGCAAATAAAATCATAAACGACAAAAGCATAGTATCTTTTATAGCAAAAAAACTAATACAAAAAAATCAAAAAATTACCTTTGCAGAATCCTGCACGGCTGGGCTTTGTGCCTCAAAGATAGGCTCCGTACCAGGAGTAAGCAGCGCATTTGACGGTTCGGTGATAACTTATGCAAATCACATAAAACATAATTGGATAGATGTAGAAAATAGCATATTAGAAACATTTGGAGCAGTAAGCAAAGAGTGTGTGGAACAGATGTGTTTTGGAGCATTAAAACTTTGCGAATGCGATTATGCTATAGCTATAAGCGGTATCGCAGGTCCTGATGGAGGAAGCAAAGAAAAACCAGTAGGCACTGTATTTGTCGCAGTAGCAAATAAAAACGGCGACGTACAAACCTCAAGACTGCTTTTAGAAGGCGATAGAGACTATATAAGAGAGCAAAGCGCTTTGCACGCTTATGCTTTACTGCTTAGAGCAAATCCGTCTTTATTTATTTAA
- the xseB gene encoding exodeoxyribonuclease VII small subunit yields MQIENESFESKIDKLNELLNKLNDENLTLLDSVELYKSGTKLVKEAREMLENAKLSIQEIGGNNG; encoded by the coding sequence ATGCAGATAGAAAATGAGAGTTTTGAGAGTAAGATAGATAAGTTAAATGAGCTTTTAAACAAGCTAAATGATGAGAATTTGACTCTTTTAGATAGTGTTGAATTATACAAAAGCGGTACAAAATTAGTAAAAGAAGCTAGAGAAATGTTGGAAAATGCTAAGCTTAGTATACAAGAAATAGGTGGAAATAATGGCTAA
- the ileS gene encoding isoleucine--tRNA ligase gives MDYKDTLLLPTTDFAMRGNLPECEPARYAKWDEQKVYEKMKAKREKSAISFNIHDGPPYANGHLHIGHALNKILKDIILKTHYFFGQGIRYTPGWDCHGLPIEQQVEVKLGDKKKSMSKSDIRQECRNWAKEFITVQKDEFKSLGVIGDWNDPYLTMKFKFEANIYRTLCEVAKKGLLVERSKPVFWSWAARSALAEAEVEYEDKEDYSLYVAFCLSDAACKKLGVSDAKAVIWTTTPWTLVANQAISLNPNEKYALTKEGYIIALPLKETLINQGIINGKILKEFASSELEGLSAINPLNGRDSRFILGEHVLMDGGTGLVHTAPGHGEDDYFASLKYGIEVIMPVDEAGLYDETLRVKKLLPEHLLNEFIGLHIFKANEKLVELLGDAAIKVSKFVHSYPFCWRTHKPVIYRATKQWFISMDEPKLSGKTLRQTALEALNNVKFYPEAGVKRIGSMIENRPDWCISRQRDWGVPIAFFRDATTKEPIFDSDVLEHIAKVFDEKGADAWWDLEIAELLPKGTNLNPANLEKVTDILDVWFDSGSTWNAVLNSGDYDAGGYQADMYLEGSDQHRGWFQSSLLLSCAVNEKAPYKSVLTHGFTVDGNGNKMSKSKGNVIAPSDVAKRYGVEILRLWVGLSDYSSDLKISDDILKQVAEQYRKIRNTIRFLLANINDLDDISSHFGTLDKWILARATKSFKEVSECFKNYEYSKGFNILLNFLSTDLSGIYLDICKDRLYCDEKDGLRRRSSQSAMAIIAKSLLSLIAPTLTYTVDEAIEFAPDIIKNGAKDAFDLVYEPLVFEFKIDDELLTSSREKFNEIIDVLKKDKIIKSTLEVILETSSNEILANDLDEIIDWYMVSFVRNIESDECLAEFAVGNDKFKIVKADRYKCPRCWKYAAKIDNDLCPRCAKVLKRV, from the coding sequence ATGGACTATAAAGATACACTGTTGCTGCCGACGACGGATTTTGCTATGAGAGGCAATCTTCCTGAGTGTGAGCCGGCACGGTACGCAAAATGGGATGAGCAAAAAGTCTATGAAAAAATGAAAGCTAAAAGGGAGAAATCCGCTATTAGTTTTAATATCCACGATGGTCCGCCATATGCAAATGGACACCTTCATATAGGGCATGCGCTAAATAAAATTTTAAAAGATATAATTCTAAAAACACACTACTTTTTTGGTCAAGGTATAAGATATACTCCGGGTTGGGATTGTCATGGTCTTCCTATCGAACAGCAAGTAGAAGTAAAGCTCGGCGATAAAAAAAAGAGTATGAGTAAGTCAGATATCAGACAAGAGTGCAGAAACTGGGCTAAGGAGTTTATAACTGTTCAAAAAGATGAGTTTAAGTCTCTTGGCGTGATAGGCGACTGGAATGATCCGTATCTTACTATGAAATTTAAATTTGAAGCAAATATTTACAGAACTCTTTGCGAAGTAGCTAAAAAAGGGCTTCTTGTCGAGCGAAGCAAACCTGTTTTTTGGAGTTGGGCTGCTAGAAGCGCTCTAGCCGAAGCCGAAGTAGAGTACGAAGATAAAGAGGATTATAGCTTGTATGTTGCTTTTTGCTTAAGCGACGCTGCTTGTAAAAAGCTAGGAGTTAGTGACGCAAAAGCTGTTATTTGGACTACTACTCCGTGGACTTTAGTAGCAAATCAAGCCATTAGTTTAAATCCGAATGAAAAATACGCCCTAACAAAAGAAGGTTATATAATAGCTCTTCCTTTAAAAGAAACTCTTATAAATCAAGGTATCATAAATGGAAAAATTTTAAAAGAGTTTGCTTCAAGTGAGCTTGAGGGTTTAAGCGCTATCAATCCTTTAAACGGCAGAGATTCTCGGTTTATACTTGGGGAACATGTTTTGATGGATGGCGGAACTGGACTAGTGCATACTGCTCCTGGGCACGGCGAAGATGATTATTTTGCAAGTTTGAAATACGGTATAGAGGTTATAATGCCTGTTGATGAAGCAGGGCTTTATGATGAGACTTTAAGGGTTAAAAAGCTACTTCCCGAGCATCTTTTAAATGAGTTTATAGGGCTTCATATATTTAAAGCGAATGAAAAATTAGTAGAGCTTTTGGGTGACGCGGCTATAAAAGTTAGTAAATTCGTGCATAGCTATCCGTTTTGCTGGAGAACACATAAACCTGTGATTTATCGTGCTACAAAACAGTGGTTTATATCTATGGACGAGCCAAAACTAAGCGGCAAAACTCTAAGACAAACAGCACTCGAAGCTTTAAATAACGTAAAGTTTTATCCGGAAGCCGGAGTTAAACGTATAGGCTCAATGATAGAAAATCGCCCTGATTGGTGTATTTCTCGCCAAAGAGACTGGGGAGTTCCGATAGCTTTTTTTAGAGACGCTACTACAAAAGAGCCTATTTTCGATAGTGATGTTTTAGAGCATATCGCTAAGGTATTTGATGAAAAAGGCGCTGATGCATGGTGGGATTTGGAAATTGCCGAATTATTACCTAAAGGAACAAATTTAAATCCTGCGAATTTAGAAAAAGTAACCGATATTTTAGACGTTTGGTTTGATAGCGGATCTACTTGGAATGCAGTTTTAAATAGCGGAGATTATGATGCTGGCGGATATCAAGCCGATATGTATCTTGAGGGAAGCGACCAGCATAGAGGCTGGTTTCAAAGCTCGCTTCTTTTAAGTTGCGCGGTAAATGAAAAAGCCCCTTATAAAAGTGTTTTGACACATGGGTTTACCGTTGATGGAAACGGCAACAAAATGAGCAAAAGCAAAGGAAACGTTATAGCTCCTTCAGATGTTGCTAAGAGATACGGAGTTGAAATTTTGCGTCTTTGGGTAGGATTAAGCGATTATTCAAGCGATCTTAAAATCAGCGATGATATACTAAAACAAGTTGCCGAGCAGTATAGAAAAATAAGAAATACAATAAGATTTTTACTAGCGAATATAAATGATTTGGATGATATAAGCAGCCATTTCGGAACTCTTGATAAGTGGATACTTGCTCGTGCTACTAAGAGTTTTAAAGAGGTATCTGAGTGCTTTAAAAACTATGAGTATTCAAAAGGTTTTAATATATTATTAAATTTCTTAAGTACGGATCTTAGTGGAATTTATCTTGATATCTGTAAAGATAGACTTTACTGTGACGAAAAAGACGGTTTAAGACGCCGCTCATCTCAATCGGCTATGGCTATAATAGCAAAATCTCTGCTAAGCCTTATAGCTCCTACTCTTACATATACGGTAGATGAGGCTATAGAGTTTGCTCCAGATATCATTAAAAATGGAGCAAAAGACGCGTTTGATCTAGTTTATGAGCCGCTTGTGTTTGAATTTAAAATAGATGATGAGCTTCTTACTTCCAGCCGTGAGAAATTTAACGAAATAATAGACGTTCTAAAAAAAGATAAAATAATCAAATCCACGTTAGAAGTTATACTAGAAACTAGCTCAAATGAGATTTTAGCAAATGATCTTGATGAGATAATCGACTGGTATATGGTTAGCTTTGTAAGAAATATCGAAAGTGATGAGTGTTTGGCTGAGTTTGCAGTGGGTAATGATAAATTTAAAATAGTAAAAGCAGATAGATATAAATGCCCGAGATGCTGGAAATATGCTGCTAAAATAGACAATGATTTATGCCCAAGATGCGCTAAGGTGTTAAAACGTGTTTAG
- the metX gene encoding homoserine O-acetyltransferase MetX has protein sequence MEISTRKAHFDEPLYLESGRILSEFDLVYETYGELNADKSNVIVVCHALTGSHHAAGRYEGDSKAGWWDALIGDNKGIDTTKFFVICVNILGSSFGSTNPLSIEPSTGEEYRLRFPVLVISDVVKAQMRLFDRLGIKQAHAVIGGSLGGMQALCFAIEFPNFAKNVIMLATTYATKAWAIAFNKIAIEGIVRDPDFKNGYYDKDEVLKNGLTGMALGRMAGHISFLSPSSMDDKFGRNYVQTDGLYELLGRFEVDRYMEYNGHNFPKRFDPLSYLYITKMMNNFDCTRHYNSLKEALSLTKANVLLISFDGDILFPPYLMKEMYDAYCDIGRKNQVKYICINSSYGHDAFLVEVDKIDMYIKKALECR, from the coding sequence GTGGAAATTAGTACTCGTAAAGCTCATTTTGACGAACCGCTGTATTTAGAAAGCGGTCGTATATTAAGCGAGTTTGATTTAGTTTATGAAACTTACGGTGAGCTAAACGCCGACAAATCAAACGTGATAGTAGTATGTCACGCTTTAACCGGAAGTCATCACGCAGCCGGAAGATATGAGGGCGATAGTAAGGCCGGCTGGTGGGACGCTCTTATAGGCGATAATAAAGGTATAGATACTACTAAATTTTTTGTTATATGCGTAAATATTTTAGGAAGCTCATTCGGTTCTACAAATCCGCTTAGTATAGAGCCTAGCACAGGAGAGGAGTATCGTTTAAGGTTTCCTGTTTTAGTGATAAGTGATGTAGTAAAAGCACAGATGAGGCTATTTGATAGGCTTGGTATAAAGCAAGCTCACGCAGTCATAGGCGGAAGCCTTGGCGGTATGCAAGCACTTTGTTTTGCTATAGAGTTTCCAAATTTCGCTAAAAACGTTATAATGTTGGCTACTACTTATGCTACAAAAGCGTGGGCTATTGCTTTTAATAAGATAGCCATCGAAGGCATAGTAAGAGATCCGGATTTTAAAAACGGATACTATGATAAAGATGAAGTGTTAAAAAACGGACTTACCGGAATGGCGCTCGGTAGAATGGCAGGTCATATAAGTTTTTTAAGTCCTAGTTCTATGGATGATAAATTTGGGCGAAATTACGTACAAACAGACGGTCTTTATGAACTTTTAGGTAGATTTGAAGTAGATAGGTATATGGAGTATAACGGACATAATTTTCCAAAAAGATTTGATCCTTTGAGCTATCTTTATATAACTAAAATGATGAATAATTTCGATTGTACTCGTCATTATAATAGCTTAAAAGAGGCCTTGAGTCTTACAAAAGCTAACGTTTTGTTAATATCTTTTGATGGAGATATTTTGTTTCCGCCATATCTTATGAAAGAGATGTATGATGCGTATTGCGATATAGGTAGAAAAAATCAAGTTAAATATATATGTATAAATAGCAGTTACGGGCACGATGCATTTTTAGTCGAGGTGGATAAAATAGATATGTACATAAAAAAGGCGCTTGAATGCAGATAG
- a CDS encoding ComEA family DNA-binding protein, translated as MRLFSLIVLLASLAYCAVNLNTATKEELMALPGIGEINANAIIEYRKHTEFKSIDEIKNIKGISNKRFNVIKADLATTGNTDINSIKSKANIKDKKSKISNKDKVKNTNKTKSKTKSEKNSEEL; from the coding sequence ATGAGGTTATTTAGTTTAATAGTTTTACTTGCTAGTTTGGCTTATTGTGCAGTAAATTTAAATACTGCTACTAAAGAGGAGCTTATGGCGCTTCCTGGTATAGGAGAAATTAATGCTAATGCTATAATAGAGTATAGAAAACATACTGAATTTAAAAGCATAGATGAGATAAAAAACATTAAAGGTATAAGCAATAAGAGATTTAATGTTATAAAAGCCGATCTTGCAACTACAGGTAATACAGATATTAATAGTATTAAATCAAAAGCTAATATAAAAGATAAAAAAAGTAAAATATCAAATAAAGATAAAGTAAAAAATACTAATAAAACTAAAAGCAAAACTAAATCCGAAAAAAATAGTGAAGAACTGTAA
- a CDS encoding carbon-nitrogen hydrolase family protein, producing the protein MAKICVLQLNTLAMSDSRIDYYLKLAKERGAGLVLIGEYVLNSFFTEIIKMPKSMIKEQSEHKRASLLNLAKKYDLIIVAPIILLKGKDIYKVVAKFSPQSVKYEEQNIFIDYSHWNESKFFKSSKKDSLGIMSFAYDKFKFGVMFGYETHFDRLWQEMMSKKIDCVLVPTACTLNSKDRWNELLKMRAFTNNVYILRANRLGKAKFDEVSSEFYGNSMLISPHGEIMDSLDTNEGMLVCELDKKLLNEARSIWKFSQKSSYLQEFKG; encoded by the coding sequence ATGGCTAAAATATGCGTGCTTCAGCTAAATACTCTTGCCATGAGCGACTCTAGGATAGATTACTATTTAAAGTTGGCTAAAGAGCGCGGTGCAGGACTAGTGCTGATCGGTGAGTATGTTTTGAACTCATTTTTTACCGAAATAATCAAAATGCCTAAATCCATGATAAAAGAGCAGAGCGAACACAAAAGAGCTTCTCTTTTAAATTTAGCAAAAAAATACGATCTCATCATAGTTGCTCCGATTATTCTTTTAAAAGGTAAAGATATATATAAAGTTGTAGCTAAATTTAGCCCTCAAAGTGTGAAGTACGAAGAGCAAAATATTTTTATAGATTATTCTCATTGGAATGAAAGTAAATTTTTTAAAAGCAGTAAAAAAGATAGTTTGGGTATTATGAGTTTTGCTTACGATAAGTTCAAATTTGGAGTTATGTTTGGTTATGAAACACACTTTGATAGGCTTTGGCAAGAGATGATGTCTAAGAAGATCGATTGCGTGCTTGTGCCTACTGCTTGCACTTTAAACTCAAAAGACAGATGGAACGAGCTGTTAAAAATGAGAGCTTTTACGAATAACGTATATATTTTAAGGGCAAATAGACTTGGTAAGGCTAAATTTGATGAGGTTAGTTCAGAGTTTTATGGAAACTCTATGCTAATTAGTCCGCACGGAGAGATCATGGATAGTCTTGATACGAATGAAGGAATGTTGGTTTGCGAATTAGATAAAAAACTCTTAAATGAAGCTAGGAGTATTTGGAAATTTAGTCAAAAATCCAGCTATTTACAAGAATTTAAGGGATAA
- the gatA gene encoding Asp-tRNA(Asn)/Glu-tRNA(Gln) amidotransferase subunit GatA produces MISLKDAIKLSSSDIVKLRKNLKDKIKDNRQLGAYIEQLTNSDISDEYAGVPIAIKDNIQVKNWSITSCSKILQGYVAPYHATVVEKLLKAGLAPFGRTNMDEFAMGSTTESSFYGKTLNPLDHTRVPGGSSGGSAAAVSAGLAIAALGSDTGGSIRQPAAFCGCVGFKPTYGRVSRYGLGAYSSSLDQIGPITRSVEDAALLYDIIAGHDPKDSTSSNLENISTSDKLNSDRKLTIAVIKNYVDGASQDVKDSLYKVVDKLKEAGHNIIYKDLSNSKYDIAAYYIIATAEASANLSRYDGVRYGRRADSNSLGQMYSKTRGEGFGVEVQRRMLLGTFVLSSGYYDAYYIKAQKARAFIKLEYEEILNEADIMLMPVAPSVAYKFGELSDPLSAYLSDIYTIGVNLAGLPAITVPVQSDKNGLNISAQLIGGAWKEQDVLDAAFGLEKLVKGN; encoded by the coding sequence GTGATAAGCTTAAAAGATGCGATAAAGCTAAGTAGTAGCGATATAGTAAAGCTTCGTAAAAATTTAAAAGATAAGATAAAAGATAATAGACAATTAGGCGCTTATATAGAACAGCTAACTAATAGCGATATAAGTGATGAGTATGCAGGTGTTCCAATCGCTATAAAAGACAATATTCAAGTCAAAAATTGGAGCATAACAAGTTGTTCTAAGATCTTGCAAGGTTACGTAGCTCCATATCACGCTACGGTCGTAGAAAAGCTTTTGAAAGCCGGACTTGCACCGTTTGGTCGTACGAATATGGATGAGTTTGCCATGGGAAGCACAACTGAAAGTTCGTTTTACGGCAAAACTTTAAATCCGCTTGATCATACTAGAGTTCCAGGAGGCAGTAGTGGCGGTAGCGCTGCAGCAGTTTCGGCTGGACTAGCGATAGCTGCTTTGGGAAGCGATACTGGAGGAAGCATACGCCAACCTGCTGCGTTTTGCGGATGCGTCGGCTTTAAGCCTACTTACGGAAGAGTTAGCAGATATGGACTTGGAGCTTATTCTAGTAGCTTAGACCAGATAGGACCGATAACAAGAAGCGTTGAAGATGCCGCACTTCTTTATGATATTATAGCCGGACATGATCCAAAAGATAGCACAAGCTCAAATTTAGAAAATATAAGCACCTCGGATAAATTAAACAGCGATAGAAAACTTACGATAGCGGTTATAAAAAACTATGTTGATGGGGCTAGCCAAGATGTTAAGGACTCGCTTTATAAGGTAGTTGATAAGCTAAAAGAAGCCGGTCATAACATAATTTATAAAGATCTTTCTAACTCAAAATACGATATAGCTGCTTATTATATTATAGCTACAGCAGAAGCTAGTGCGAATCTTAGTCGTTATGACGGTGTTAGATATGGTAGGAGAGCGGACTCAAACTCTCTTGGGCAGATGTATTCAAAAACAAGAGGCGAGGGATTTGGTGTAGAAGTGCAAAGAAGAATGCTTCTTGGAACATTTGTTTTAAGTAGCGGATACTATGATGCTTATTATATAAAAGCACAAAAAGCAAGAGCATTTATAAAACTAGAATATGAGGAGATATTAAATGAAGCCGATATAATGCTAATGCCAGTAGCTCCTAGTGTAGCTTATAAATTTGGAGAGTTAAGCGATCCGCTTAGTGCGTATCTTAGCGATATATATACTATAGGTGTAAATTTGGCCGGACTTCCTGCTATAACAGTACCGGTGCAAAGTGATAAAAATGGGCTAAATATCTCAGCTCAGCTCATCGGCGGTGCGTGGAAAGAACAAGATGTCTTAGACGCTGCATTTGGTTTGGAAAAATTAGTTAAAGGAAACTAA